A genomic window from Streptomyces sp. MST-110588 includes:
- a CDS encoding TetR/AcrR family transcriptional regulator translates to MPRCSSTSATSRTARTGGTGRTDSGGRTGRPRSAEADRAILGATRAALVELGWGKLTMSDVAARAGVAKTTLYRRWANKSELVVDAVAVLFDELELPDRGSLRADIEGVVRQFADLLARPEAKTALMAVVAESTTDQALRERIRTAIVDRQKRLVVQGRQRAQERGELPRDADGVDGAVAADRAVGLIFDVIAGAVVHRALVSAEPVDAVWTGQFTTLLLGGLAGLDGHARTAGPE, encoded by the coding sequence ATGCCCCGCTGCTCCTCCACCAGCGCCACCTCCCGGACCGCTCGTACCGGCGGAACCGGCCGTACCGATTCCGGCGGCCGTACGGGCCGCCCGCGCAGCGCCGAGGCGGACCGGGCGATCCTCGGCGCCACCCGCGCGGCCCTGGTCGAACTCGGCTGGGGAAAGCTCACGATGAGCGATGTGGCCGCCCGGGCCGGCGTCGCCAAGACGACCCTCTACCGCCGCTGGGCCAACAAGAGCGAACTCGTCGTGGACGCCGTCGCCGTCCTGTTCGACGAGCTGGAACTGCCCGACCGCGGCAGCCTGCGGGCCGACATCGAGGGCGTCGTCCGGCAGTTCGCGGACCTGCTGGCCCGCCCCGAGGCGAAGACGGCGCTGATGGCCGTGGTCGCCGAGTCCACCACCGACCAGGCGCTGCGCGAACGCATCCGCACCGCGATCGTGGACCGCCAGAAGCGGCTGGTCGTCCAGGGCCGCCAACGGGCCCAGGAGCGCGGCGAGCTGCCGCGGGACGCGGACGGCGTGGACGGGGCCGTGGCGGCGGACCGCGCGGTAGGCCTGATCTTCGACGTCATCGCCGGGGCGGTCGTGCACCGCGCCCTGGTGAGCGCCGAGCCGGTGGACGCCGTATGGACGGGCCAGTTCACCACCCTGCTGCTCGGCGGGCTGGCGGGCCTGGACGGGCACGCGCGGACGGCGGGCCCCGAATAG
- a CDS encoding SDR family NAD(P)-dependent oxidoreductase: MNTRTRSPWEGRKVLVTGAEGFIGSTLVDLLVERGATVRAFVHYKPYAEKGHLAHHLGPDSPVEMFAGDVRDPGRVSDAVAGCDTVFHLAALIGIPYSYDSPGAYVQTNVTGTENVAEACRRHAVRRLIHTSTSEVYGTALTAPISEAHPLQPQSPYSASKIGADMMALSHWHAFELPVTVVRPFNTYGPRQSARAVIPTILAQLHSGAREIKLGSLTPTRDFTYVTDTAAGFLAAADCDRALGEVVNLGTGREIAIGDLAQALIAASGRDARVVVDPARLRPSGSEVERLLSDNSRARTWTSWEPEVSLEEGLKRTSRWVEENIHLFAADRYQV, encoded by the coding sequence CTGAACACCCGTACGCGCTCTCCCTGGGAAGGCCGCAAGGTCCTGGTGACCGGCGCCGAGGGCTTCATCGGCTCGACACTGGTGGACCTGCTCGTCGAGCGGGGCGCCACGGTCCGGGCCTTCGTCCACTACAAGCCGTACGCCGAGAAGGGCCACCTCGCCCACCACCTCGGGCCGGACAGCCCGGTGGAGATGTTCGCGGGCGACGTCCGCGACCCCGGCCGGGTGTCGGACGCGGTGGCCGGCTGCGACACCGTCTTCCACCTCGCCGCCCTGATCGGCATCCCGTACAGCTACGACTCGCCCGGCGCGTACGTCCAGACGAACGTCACCGGCACCGAGAACGTCGCCGAGGCGTGCCGCCGCCACGCCGTGCGCCGGCTGATCCACACCTCCACCAGCGAGGTCTACGGCACCGCGCTGACCGCGCCCATCAGCGAGGCGCACCCGCTCCAGCCGCAGTCCCCCTACTCCGCCTCCAAGATCGGCGCGGACATGATGGCGCTGTCCCACTGGCACGCCTTCGAGCTGCCGGTCACGGTGGTCCGCCCCTTCAACACCTATGGCCCCCGCCAGTCGGCCCGTGCCGTCATCCCCACGATCCTGGCCCAACTGCACTCCGGCGCACGCGAGATCAAGCTCGGCTCGCTGACGCCCACCCGTGACTTCACCTACGTCACGGACACCGCGGCCGGGTTCCTGGCGGCGGCCGACTGCGACCGTGCCCTGGGGGAGGTCGTCAACCTCGGCACGGGCCGCGAGATCGCCATCGGTGACCTGGCCCAGGCGCTGATCGCCGCCTCGGGCCGGGACGCCCGGGTCGTCGTGGACCCGGCCCGGCTGCGGCCTTCGGGGAGCGAGGTCGAACGGCTGCTGTCGGACAACTCCCGTGCCCGTACGTGGACTTCGTGGGAGCCCGAGGTGTCCTTGGAGGAGGGGCTGAAGCGCACCTCCCGGTGGGTGGAGGAGAACATCCACCTCTTCGCCGCGGACCGCTACCAGGTCTGA
- a CDS encoding UDP-N-acetylglucosamine--N-acetylmuramyl-(pentapeptide) pyrophosphoryl-undecaprenol N-acetylglucosamine transferase — protein sequence MRTPLSVVIGAGGTGGHIYPGLALADALRRAVPDAVISFVGTERGLEKELIPKAGYPLHTVGMIPFDPALGAKRYLLPAALLKSGARCRSILREQGAQVAVGMGGYPSAPVIVGARMAGLPSLVHESNAVPGRANKFAARLTPHVALAFDRSRAHLPGGERAETVGMPLVGPLGELDRTALRGPARRELGIPEGARLLLVNGGSLGAARLTEAALGLAARYRDRDDLRLLIKTGPAALDEARARLAATGGAAIAEAVPYLDRMDLAYAAADLVVCRAGSATVAELATIGMPAVLVPYPHAPGDHQTHNARVLSDVGAALLLPDEQTSAHSLDALVTPLLADPGRLVAMSAAADPGTHARAADLLAAKALELAGHPHPYDVTGVAPPACAPH from the coding sequence ATGCGCACACCACTGTCTGTCGTCATCGGGGCAGGTGGCACCGGCGGCCACATCTACCCCGGACTCGCCCTCGCCGACGCGCTGCGCCGAGCCGTGCCCGACGCGGTGATCTCCTTCGTCGGCACCGAACGCGGCCTGGAGAAGGAGCTGATCCCCAAGGCCGGTTACCCACTGCACACGGTCGGCATGATCCCCTTCGACCCCGCGCTCGGCGCAAAGCGGTACCTGCTGCCCGCGGCCCTGCTGAAGTCCGGCGCCCGGTGCCGGTCCATCCTGCGCGAGCAGGGCGCCCAGGTGGCGGTCGGCATGGGCGGCTACCCGAGCGCCCCGGTCATCGTCGGCGCGCGGATGGCGGGGCTGCCCAGCCTGGTCCACGAGTCCAACGCCGTACCCGGCCGGGCCAACAAGTTCGCCGCCCGCCTCACCCCCCATGTCGCCCTCGCCTTCGACCGCAGCCGCGCGCACCTGCCGGGCGGCGAGCGGGCCGAGACGGTCGGCATGCCGCTGGTCGGCCCGCTGGGGGAGCTGGACCGTACGGCGCTGCGCGGGCCGGCCCGCCGTGAACTGGGCATCCCCGAGGGCGCCCGGCTGCTGCTGGTCAACGGCGGCAGCCTGGGCGCGGCCCGGCTCACCGAGGCCGCGCTGGGCCTCGCCGCCCGCTACCGGGACCGCGACGACCTGCGGCTGCTGATCAAGACCGGTCCGGCGGCCCTGGACGAGGCGCGGGCCCGCCTGGCGGCCACCGGCGGCGCGGCGATCGCCGAGGCCGTCCCGTACCTGGACCGGATGGACCTGGCGTACGCGGCGGCCGACCTGGTCGTGTGCCGGGCCGGTTCGGCGACCGTCGCGGAGCTGGCGACCATCGGGATGCCCGCCGTCCTGGTGCCCTATCCGCACGCCCCCGGCGACCACCAGACCCACAACGCGCGGGTCCTGTCCGACGTGGGCGCGGCCCTCCTCCTGCCGGACGAGCAGACCTCGGCGCACAGCCTGGACGCCCTGGTCACGCCGCTGCTGGCGGACCCGGGCCGGCTGGTGGCGATGAGCGCCGCGGCCGACCCGGGCACCCACGCGCGCGCCGCCGACCTGCTGGCCGCCAAGGCGCTGGAGCTGGCCGGCCACCCCCACCCGTACGACGTCACCGGCGTCGCCCCTCCGGCGTGCGCACCGCACTGA
- a CDS encoding response regulator transcription factor, with protein sequence MPSTPCEPPAPPASAPTPAPAPAPAPRGADRTGAAPPARILVVDDEPEVRAAVQDGLSVEGYAVRGAADGLAALSEVAAWQPDALVLDVMMPVLDGLAVCRRLRALDDRTPILVLTALNSVSERVDGLDAGADDYLVKPFALDELVARVRALLRRAATSAAEDTSLAFADLVVDPVTRTGHRGGRPLEFSRTEWALLELLLLHPGQVMPREVIQERVWGRDFGPDSNSLAVYVGYLRRKLEADGEPRLVHTVHGVGYRLDRADGA encoded by the coding sequence ATGCCGTCCACACCATGTGAGCCACCCGCGCCACCCGCGTCCGCGCCCACGCCCGCCCCTGCGCCCGCACCCGCACCGCGCGGCGCGGACCGTACCGGCGCCGCGCCCCCGGCCAGGATCCTGGTCGTCGACGACGAACCGGAGGTGCGGGCCGCCGTCCAGGACGGTCTGTCCGTGGAGGGCTACGCGGTACGGGGCGCCGCCGACGGCCTGGCGGCCCTCTCCGAGGTCGCCGCCTGGCAGCCGGACGCGCTGGTGCTTGATGTGATGATGCCGGTGCTGGACGGGCTGGCCGTGTGCCGGCGGCTGCGCGCGCTGGATGACCGTACGCCGATCCTGGTCCTGACCGCGCTGAACTCGGTCAGCGAGCGGGTGGACGGCCTGGACGCGGGCGCCGACGACTATCTCGTCAAGCCGTTCGCGCTGGACGAGCTGGTGGCCCGGGTGCGGGCCCTGCTGCGCCGGGCCGCGACCTCGGCCGCCGAGGACACCTCCCTGGCCTTCGCGGACCTGGTCGTCGACCCGGTGACCCGCACCGGGCACCGCGGCGGCCGGCCGCTGGAGTTCAGCCGCACGGAATGGGCGCTGCTGGAACTGCTGCTGCTCCACCCGGGCCAGGTCATGCCGCGCGAGGTGATCCAGGAGCGGGTGTGGGGGCGCGACTTCGGCCCGGACTCCAACTCCCTGGCCGTGTACGTCGGTTATCTGCGCCGCAAGCTGGAGGCGGACGGCGAGCCACGGCTGGTGCACACCGTGCACGGCGTGGGCTACCGGCTGGACAGGGCGGACGGGGCGTGA
- a CDS encoding HAMP domain-containing sensor histidine kinase, whose protein sequence is MSGHRGLGARWRRRRPLRTRLALAASAAVALVAVGVCAAAFLILKVQLNQQLRLNLTQSATRIVQQHEDVSPGVLAGECEFLSAPACAQVVPATPAKDPAAPYLLPVSQETRQVAAGRRAAYYSEFTLAGHPTRVLTQRFGKDRALQVALRSDTVEKGVRRAAQLLAAVGGAGVLLAAALGYWVSRTGLAPVARLTATAERIAATRDARHRIELPAGPPGREDEVTRLAASFNTMLGELEQSVAAQRRLVADASHELRTPLTALRTNAELLARAERLSPAQRDRASGALGRQLREVTVLVNDLIELARDEEPQPLVEQMRLSALVDHAVAAAREHWPEVDFTVRTQEAAAAVTVPGVPARLTRLLSNLLDNAAKYSPPGGPVETALTVREDGSLELTVRDHGPGIAAEDLPHVFDRFYRAEAARALPGSGLGLAMARQIARAHQADLTAAQAPGGGALFRLRFPAPGPQGRLQKPAGSV, encoded by the coding sequence GTGAGCGGTCACCGTGGCCTGGGGGCGCGCTGGCGGCGCCGCCGTCCGCTGCGCACCCGGCTGGCGCTGGCCGCCTCGGCCGCGGTGGCGCTGGTCGCCGTCGGTGTCTGCGCCGCCGCCTTCCTCATCCTCAAGGTCCAGCTCAACCAGCAGCTCAGGCTCAATCTCACCCAGTCCGCGACCCGGATCGTGCAGCAGCACGAGGACGTGTCGCCCGGTGTGCTGGCCGGCGAATGTGAATTCCTCTCGGCCCCCGCCTGTGCTCAGGTGGTCCCCGCCACGCCGGCGAAGGACCCGGCGGCCCCGTACCTGCTGCCCGTCTCGCAGGAGACGCGCCAGGTGGCGGCCGGCCGGCGGGCCGCGTACTACAGCGAGTTCACCCTGGCCGGCCACCCCACCCGCGTCCTGACCCAGCGCTTCGGCAAGGACCGGGCGCTCCAGGTCGCGCTGCGCTCGGACACCGTCGAGAAGGGCGTGCGGCGGGCCGCGCAGTTGCTCGCCGCGGTGGGCGGCGCCGGCGTGCTGCTGGCCGCGGCGCTGGGCTACTGGGTCTCGCGTACGGGGCTGGCGCCGGTCGCCCGGCTCACCGCCACCGCGGAGCGGATCGCCGCCACCCGCGACGCCCGGCACCGTATCGAACTGCCCGCCGGGCCGCCCGGCCGCGAGGACGAGGTGACCCGGCTCGCCGCCAGTTTCAACACCATGCTCGGCGAGCTGGAGCAGTCGGTGGCCGCCCAGCGCCGGCTGGTCGCCGACGCCTCCCACGAGCTGCGTACGCCGCTGACCGCGCTGCGCACCAACGCCGAGCTGCTGGCCCGTGCCGAGCGGCTGAGCCCGGCGCAGCGCGACCGGGCGTCCGGGGCGCTGGGCCGTCAGCTCCGTGAGGTGACCGTCCTGGTGAACGACCTGATCGAGCTGGCCCGGGACGAGGAGCCGCAGCCGCTGGTGGAGCAGATGCGGCTGTCCGCGCTGGTGGACCACGCGGTGGCCGCGGCCCGCGAGCACTGGCCCGAGGTGGACTTCACCGTCCGTACGCAGGAGGCCGCGGCGGCCGTCACCGTTCCCGGTGTCCCGGCCCGGCTGACCCGGCTGCTGTCCAACCTGCTGGACAACGCGGCGAAGTACTCCCCGCCCGGCGGCCCGGTCGAGACCGCACTGACCGTACGCGAAGACGGCTCGCTGGAGTTGACCGTACGCGATCACGGTCCGGGTATCGCGGCCGAAGACCTTCCGCACGTCTTCGACCGCTTCTACCGCGCCGAGGCGGCCCGCGCGCTGCCCGGCTCGGGCCTGGGCCTGGCCATGGCCCGTCAGATCGCCCGCGCCCACCAGGCCGATCTCACCGCGGCACAGGCCCCGGGCGGCGGCGCCCTCTTCCGGCTCCGCTTCCCGGCGCCCGGGCCGCAGGGGAGACTTCAGAAACCGGCGGGCTCGGTGTAG
- a CDS encoding methylmalonyl-CoA mutase family protein, with product MDAHAIEEGRRRWQARYDSARKRDADFTTLSGDSVEPVYGPRPGDSVEGFERIGWPGEYPFTRGLYPTGYRGRTWTIRQFAGFGNAEQTNERYKMILKAGGGGLSVAFDMPTLMGRDSDDPRSLGEVGHCGVAIDSAADMEVLFKDIPLGDVTTSMTISGPAVPVFCMYLVAAERQGVDPAVLNGTLQTDIFKEYIAQKEWLFPPEPHLRLIGDLMEHCARGIPAYKPLSVSGYHIREAGATAAQELAYTLADGFGYVELGLSRGLDVNTFAPGLSFFFDAHVDFFEEIAKFRAARRIWARWMREVYGATSEKAQWLRFHTQTAGVSLTAQQPYNNVVRTAVEALAAVLGGTNSLHTNALDETLALPSEQAAEIALRTQQVLMEETGVANVADPLGGSWFVEALTDRIEADAEKIFEQIKERGTRAVPDGQHPIGPITSGILRGIEDGWFTGEIAESAFRYQQALEKGDKKVVGVNCHHGSVTGDLEILRVSHEVEREQVRVLAERKAARDDARVRSSLDAMLQAARDGRNMIEPMLEAVRAEATLGEICDALREEWGIYTEPAGF from the coding sequence ATGGACGCTCACGCGATCGAAGAGGGCCGCCGCCGCTGGCAGGCCCGGTACGACTCCGCCCGTAAGCGCGACGCGGACTTCACCACCCTTTCGGGTGATTCCGTCGAGCCCGTGTACGGCCCCCGCCCCGGCGATTCGGTCGAGGGCTTCGAGCGCATCGGGTGGCCGGGCGAGTACCCCTTCACGCGCGGCCTGTACCCCACCGGCTACCGCGGCCGTACGTGGACCATCCGCCAGTTCGCGGGCTTCGGCAACGCCGAGCAGACCAACGAGCGCTACAAGATGATCCTCAAGGCCGGCGGCGGCGGTCTCTCCGTCGCCTTCGACATGCCGACCCTGATGGGGCGCGACTCGGACGACCCGCGCTCGCTGGGCGAGGTCGGCCACTGCGGTGTGGCCATCGACTCCGCCGCCGACATGGAGGTCCTCTTCAAGGACATCCCGCTCGGTGACGTCACGACCTCCATGACGATCTCCGGCCCGGCCGTCCCGGTCTTCTGCATGTACCTGGTCGCCGCCGAGCGCCAGGGCGTCGACCCGGCCGTCCTGAACGGCACGCTCCAGACCGACATCTTCAAGGAGTACATCGCCCAGAAGGAGTGGCTCTTCCCGCCCGAGCCCCACCTGCGGCTGATCGGCGACCTCATGGAGCACTGCGCGCGCGGCATTCCCGCGTACAAGCCGCTCTCGGTATCCGGCTACCACATCCGCGAGGCGGGCGCGACGGCCGCGCAGGAGCTGGCGTACACCCTGGCCGACGGCTTCGGGTACGTGGAACTGGGCCTGTCCCGCGGCCTGGACGTCAACACCTTCGCCCCGGGCCTGTCCTTCTTCTTCGACGCCCACGTGGACTTCTTCGAGGAGATCGCCAAGTTCCGCGCGGCCCGCCGCATCTGGGCCCGCTGGATGCGCGAGGTGTACGGCGCCACCAGCGAGAAGGCCCAGTGGCTGCGCTTCCACACCCAGACCGCCGGGGTCTCGCTGACCGCCCAGCAGCCGTACAACAACGTGGTCCGTACGGCCGTGGAGGCGCTGGCCGCGGTCCTCGGCGGGACGAACTCCCTGCACACCAACGCGCTGGACGAGACGCTGGCGCTGCCCAGCGAGCAGGCAGCGGAGATCGCGCTGCGCACGCAGCAGGTGCTGATGGAGGAGACCGGCGTCGCCAACGTCGCCGACCCGCTGGGCGGCTCGTGGTTCGTGGAGGCGCTGACCGACCGGATCGAGGCCGACGCCGAGAAGATCTTCGAACAGATCAAGGAGCGCGGTACGCGGGCGGTCCCCGACGGGCAGCACCCGATCGGCCCGATCACCTCCGGCATCCTGCGCGGCATCGAGGACGGCTGGTTCACCGGCGAGATCGCCGAGTCCGCCTTCCGCTACCAGCAGGCGCTGGAGAAGGGCGACAAGAAGGTCGTCGGCGTCAACTGCCACCACGGCTCGGTCACCGGCGACCTGGAGATCCTGCGGGTTAGCCACGAGGTCGAGCGCGAGCAGGTACGGGTCCTGGCGGAGCGCAAGGCGGCGCGGGACGACGCACGCGTACGGTCCTCCCTGGACGCGATGCTCCAGGCCGCCCGCGACGGCCGCAACATGATCGAGCCGATGCTCGAAGCCGTCCGGGCGGAGGCCACGCTCGGTGAGATCTGCGACGCGCTGCGGGAGGAGTGGGGCATCTACACCGAGCCCGCCGGTTTCTGA
- a CDS encoding DUF3817 domain-containing protein, with translation MKRSVLTRYRVMAYVTAVMLLVLCACMVAKYGFDTGKDLTLVVSQIHGVLYIIYLVFAFDLGSKAKWKFGKLLWVLIAGTIPTAAFFVERKVTREIEPLVADAEPQLSKA, from the coding sequence ATGAAACGAAGCGTGCTGACCCGTTACCGGGTGATGGCCTACGTGACCGCCGTCATGCTCCTCGTCCTGTGCGCCTGCATGGTGGCCAAGTACGGCTTCGATACGGGTAAGGACCTCACGCTCGTGGTCTCCCAGATCCACGGCGTGCTCTACATCATCTACCTGGTCTTCGCCTTCGACCTGGGCTCCAAGGCCAAGTGGAAGTTCGGCAAGCTGCTGTGGGTGCTGATCGCGGGGACGATCCCGACCGCCGCGTTCTTCGTCGAGCGCAAGGTCACACGCGAGATCGAGCCGCTGGTCGCGGACGCGGAGCCGCAGCTCAGCAAGGCGTGA
- a CDS encoding MarR family transcriptional regulator — protein sequence MSKPLSLPFDPIARADELWRRRWGAVPSMAAITSIMRAQQILLSEVDAVVKPYGLTFARYEALVLLTFSKAGELPMSKIGERLMVHPTSVTNTVDRLVKSGLVAKRPNPNDGRGTLASITDKGREVCDAATRDLMEMEFGLGTYDAEECAEIFAMLRPLRVAAGDFQEA from the coding sequence GTGTCCAAGCCGCTCAGTCTTCCCTTCGACCCCATCGCGCGCGCCGACGAGCTGTGGCGGCGGCGCTGGGGAGCCGTGCCGTCCATGGCCGCGATCACCTCGATCATGCGTGCCCAGCAGATCCTGCTGTCCGAGGTGGACGCGGTGGTCAAGCCGTACGGGCTGACCTTCGCGCGGTACGAGGCGCTGGTGCTGCTCACCTTCTCCAAGGCCGGCGAGCTGCCGATGTCCAAGATCGGGGAGCGGCTCATGGTCCATCCGACCTCGGTGACCAACACCGTGGACCGGCTGGTGAAGTCGGGGCTGGTGGCCAAGCGGCCCAACCCCAACGACGGGCGGGGCACGCTCGCCTCCATCACGGACAAGGGGCGCGAGGTGTGCGACGCGGCCACCCGCGACCTTATGGAGATGGAGTTCGGACTCGGCACGTACGACGCCGAGGAGTGCGCGGAGATCTTCGCGATGCTGCGGCCCCTGCGGGTGGCGGCGGGCGATTTCCAGGAGGCGTGA
- a CDS encoding MFS transporter, protein MTAAHPGPAEADPTVACPGQAAACVPPATAADPAAAADPAAAAGSAGRGSRVRARTGYRAVFAVREFRYVFAAHLLSTLGVVLCEIALSVLIYRTTGSPLLSALTFALGLLPYVVGGTLLSAVADRFPARRVLVVCDVLCAGCAAGMVVPGTPVAALLVLRCLTAALAPVFAGTRAATLGDILGEGDLFVTGRSVIRMVSQSGQLVGFGVGGLLLAAVSPRAVLAVTVATFLCSALLLRVGTLDRPARRTGKDGGGTGQGALFGASLRGARSLFADRRIRALLVFAWLPPMFVVVPEALLTAYADSLGLGPAGLGLLMCSMPVGAVLAESLAGSLLGPRGRARLTFPMAVFTVLPALGFAARPSLGWAVVLLVLTGTGITFNLGLDRWFVAAVPEERRGQAMTVMQAGLMTAMGLSMALAGAVAEFVPLHVVMPAGGALGLVCVLLAVLAVRRTGDGVPPGD, encoded by the coding sequence ATGACCGCTGCTCACCCCGGGCCCGCCGAGGCGGACCCCACCGTGGCATGCCCCGGGCAGGCCGCTGCTTGTGTTCCTCCCGCCACTGCGGCTGATCCTGCCGCCGCGGCCGATCCCGCCGCCGCGGCCGGTTCGGCGGGGCGCGGCTCGCGCGTCCGCGCCCGTACCGGCTATCGGGCCGTGTTCGCCGTACGGGAGTTCCGCTATGTCTTCGCGGCCCATCTGCTCTCGACGCTGGGGGTGGTGCTCTGCGAGATCGCGCTGTCCGTCCTGATCTACCGGACGACGGGATCGCCGCTGCTCAGCGCGCTGACCTTCGCGCTCGGCCTGCTGCCGTACGTGGTGGGCGGCACCCTGCTGTCGGCCGTCGCCGACCGCTTCCCCGCCCGGCGGGTGCTGGTGGTGTGCGATGTGCTGTGCGCCGGGTGTGCCGCCGGGATGGTGGTGCCGGGCACGCCGGTGGCGGCGCTGCTCGTACTGCGCTGTCTGACCGCGGCGCTGGCGCCCGTCTTCGCCGGGACCAGGGCGGCGACGCTGGGCGACATCCTGGGCGAGGGGGACCTGTTCGTCACGGGCCGTTCGGTGATCCGGATGGTGTCGCAGAGCGGTCAGCTCGTGGGCTTCGGGGTCGGCGGGCTGCTGCTGGCCGCCGTTTCGCCGCGCGCCGTCCTGGCCGTCACCGTCGCCACGTTCCTGTGCTCGGCGCTGCTGCTGCGGGTGGGCACCCTTGACCGCCCTGCGCGCCGCACCGGCAAGGACGGCGGAGGTACGGGCCAGGGCGCCCTGTTCGGTGCCTCGCTCCGCGGTGCCCGTTCCCTGTTCGCCGACCGCCGCATACGGGCGCTGCTGGTGTTCGCCTGGCTGCCGCCGATGTTCGTCGTGGTGCCCGAGGCCCTGCTGACCGCGTACGCCGACAGCCTGGGGCTGGGCCCGGCCGGGCTGGGGCTGCTGATGTGCTCCATGCCCGTCGGTGCCGTCCTCGCCGAGTCCCTGGCGGGCTCCCTGCTCGGTCCCAGGGGCCGTGCCCGGCTCACCTTCCCCATGGCCGTCTTCACGGTGCTGCCCGCTCTGGGCTTCGCCGCCCGGCCCTCGCTCGGCTGGGCCGTGGTCCTGCTCGTGCTGACCGGCACCGGCATCACCTTCAACCTCGGTCTGGACCGCTGGTTCGTCGCCGCCGTCCCCGAGGAGCGGCGCGGCCAGGCCATGACGGTGATGCAGGCCGGGCTGATGACGGCGATGGGCCTGTCGATGGCGCTGGCGGGCGCCGTCGCGGAGTTCGTCCCCCTGCACGTGGTCATGCCGGCCGGCGGGGCGCTGGGCCTGGTGTGCGTGCTCCTGGCCGTGCTCGCCGTACGCCGTACGGGCGATGGCGTGCCGCCCGGGGACTGA
- a CDS encoding DUF5937 family protein, whose protein sequence is MPLDIRFGADDLLRIRFAVSPLCETHEAVRMLRRTDRHGYHLPWLRRMRAAVAGLDLSALWLFIPSPPPGYTPDFLGQPPQVPGASFEEELARLRATDPALAHAEMTKSLAGRPKDARSPLARAMLADPAWAVRELAEATARAWEALLAPDWPRLRALLEAEIAYRSRQLATGGLHRLFADLHPRLSWDRGTLTVHTRTDFQQMQDLDGRGVLLLPSVFVWPDVVSAFEPPWQPTVVYPARGIGALWSRPRPDGTLARLLGAGRAAVLTALEGPDSTTALAHRLGLAPSSVSAHLSVLRDAGLLASRREGHQVLYERTPLGIALAAGADDTQISSPAAPNTARPSRPSRSARP, encoded by the coding sequence GTGCCGCTGGACATACGTTTCGGCGCTGATGACCTGTTGCGCATCCGCTTCGCCGTCTCGCCCCTGTGCGAGACCCACGAGGCCGTACGGATGCTGCGTCGCACCGACCGGCACGGCTACCACCTGCCCTGGCTGCGCCGGATGCGCGCGGCGGTGGCGGGCCTGGACCTGTCCGCGCTGTGGCTGTTCATCCCGTCCCCGCCGCCCGGCTACACACCGGACTTCCTGGGGCAGCCGCCACAGGTCCCCGGGGCCTCTTTCGAGGAGGAACTGGCGCGGCTGCGGGCCACCGACCCGGCCCTGGCCCACGCCGAGATGACCAAGTCGCTGGCCGGCCGGCCGAAGGACGCCCGCTCCCCGCTGGCCCGCGCGATGCTGGCGGACCCGGCGTGGGCGGTCCGGGAACTGGCCGAGGCCACCGCGCGGGCCTGGGAGGCGCTGCTGGCACCGGACTGGCCGCGGCTGCGCGCGCTCCTGGAGGCCGAGATCGCCTACCGCTCACGGCAGTTGGCCACCGGCGGACTGCACCGCCTGTTCGCGGACCTGCACCCGCGGCTGAGCTGGGACCGGGGCACCCTGACCGTCCATACGCGCACCGACTTCCAGCAGATGCAGGACCTGGACGGCCGGGGTGTGCTCCTGCTGCCGAGCGTCTTCGTGTGGCCCGACGTGGTCAGCGCCTTCGAGCCGCCGTGGCAGCCCACGGTGGTGTACCCGGCGCGCGGCATCGGCGCCCTGTGGAGCCGGCCGCGCCCCGACGGCACCCTGGCGCGACTCCTGGGCGCCGGCCGCGCCGCCGTACTGACCGCACTGGAGGGCCCGGACTCCACCACGGCCCTGGCCCACCGCCTGGGCCTGGCACCCTCGTCGGTGTCGGCCCACCTGTCCGTGCTGCGCGACGCCGGCCTGCTGGCCTCCCGCCGCGAGGGCCACCAGGTCCTGTACGAGCGCACCCCACTGGGCATCGCCCTGGCGGCAGGCGCCGACGACACCCAGATCAGCTCCCCGGCCGCCCCAAATACCGCTCGACCCTCTCGACCTTCGAGGTCAGCCCGTCCGTGA
- a CDS encoding MTH1187 family thiamine-binding protein — MIVAFSVTPLGVGEDVGSYVAEAVRVVRESGLPNRTDAMFTSVEGEWDEVMDVVKRAVAAVEERAGRVSLVLKADIRPGVTDGLTSKVERVERYLGRPGS, encoded by the coding sequence GTGATCGTCGCCTTCTCCGTCACCCCGCTGGGCGTGGGCGAGGACGTCGGCTCGTACGTCGCCGAGGCGGTACGCGTGGTCCGCGAGTCGGGGCTCCCCAACCGTACGGACGCGATGTTCACCTCCGTCGAGGGCGAGTGGGACGAGGTCATGGACGTCGTCAAGCGTGCGGTGGCCGCCGTGGAGGAACGGGCCGGGCGGGTCTCGCTCGTGTTGAAGGCGGACATTCGGCCGGGGGTCACGGACGGGCTGACCTCGAAGGTCGAGAGGGTCGAGCGGTATTTGGGGCGGCCGGGGAGCTGA